TCGAGAAAGCATTCGATACTGTTAATTGGGAGTTTTTGAATTATATGATGATGCGTTTAGGTTTCGGCTCGACTTGGATTGCTTGGATTTTTATGTGTCTCAAGTCGGCCAGATCTTCAGTTATCATTAACGGTAGTCCTACTCGTGAATTCCCTATTCTAAGGGGTTTACGACAAGGGGATCCCTTAAGTccttttttatttttaattgtcaTGGAGGGTCTAAACATTTTATTGCATGAGTATGTTTCTTCAGGTCTGATCCAGGGAGCTCGAATAGCTAATTCGGAGGTTATCGTGTCTCATTTATTCTACGCCGATGACGTTATGATTGTTTCAGAATGGAATTCTTTGGACATGGAGAACATTATAAGGTTGTTCTCTTTGTTTCATGATATTTCTGGATTGAAGATTAACATAGATAAGTCCAAGGTTTATGGTGTGGGTGTTATGGAAGTGGAATTAGGCATCATGGCTACTCAAACAGGTTGTATGGCTGGTGCTTTTCCACTTAATTATTTAGGGCTTCCTCTTGGTGCCAACATGAAGTTAGTGAAAAACTGGAAGGCGTTGGAAGATCGATTTGTTAAAAAGTTATCCAGATGGAAAGGTAACTTGTTATCTATGGGAGGACGTCTAACGCTCATCAAATCTGTTTTAGGTAGTTTGggcatttattttttttcattatatAAATGCCCAGTTGGTGTTCTTAAAAAATTGGAGAGTTTACGTTCTAGATTTTTTTGGGGAGGTGGTGAAGAAGGGCGAAAGATGACGTGGATTAATTGGCAACAAGTTCTAGCTCCATATTCTAAAGGTGGCCTTAATGTGGGGAGCTTAAAAGCTTTCAACTTGGCTTTATTGTTGAAATGGAGGTGGCGATTGTTGACCGACAGCAAGGCGTTATGGGTGAAAGTTATCAAGGTAATTCATGGTGATGAGAATTCGGGCGCTCAGATCAGACATAATAGGCGTGGTACATGGGGTTCCATCACTTCTTCTTGGTCTGATCTACATACTCAAAATATAATTCTCAATAATGTCTTCAAGAGAAAGGTGGGAAATGGCGCAAACACTAAATTTTGGAAAGATATTTGGATTGGTGATTGCTCGCTTGCTTCCAGGTTTGGTCGTATTTTTTCTCTTGATATGAATGGTGATTGTTCTATTGCAGACAGGTTCATCAATGGGGTTTGGGTTTGGGACTGGTCTCGGGAGTTAACTTCTTGTCGTCATCAGGCTCTTTTGCAAGATTTAAAGTTGGTTATCGATTCTTTCGTGTTGGGGGATCAAATGGATTCGTGGGCTTGCACTATCTCGAAACAAAGCTGTTATTTAGTTAAAGATGGGAGAATGATGATAGACAATATGTTGTTACCTTCGAATGGCCATTCTACTCGTTGGATTAACACCCTTCCTCGCAAAGTTAATATTTTTATGTGGAGGGTGGAGTTGAATAAACTTCCATCTCGTCTCAATCTGTCTAAAAAGGGCTTGGAAATTATGCACATTGATTGTCCTTCATGCGGATTCAGCGTCGAATCAACGGAGCACGTCTTGTTTGAATGTCCGATCGCATCTCAAGTGTGGTCCAGAGTGCAACTTTGGACTAATGCAGATATGCCTCACTTTTGCTCTTGGAATCAAGGTTTGGCTTGGTTAAACAATTGGAATTTTACGGCAAGAGTGAAGGACCATATGTTCATTATTATGGCTGCTTATTTGTGGATTATGTGGAGGTACAGGAACAATGTGATCTTTGGTGAGAACAAGATGAAGAAAGCAGATCTTTTTGATTCTATATGTAATTTCTCGTTTAATTGGATTAGATATAGAAGCAAATGTAATATTTCTAAGAACGATTGGCTTTGTAAGCCATTGTAAGTTTTTTGTGGTTGCTCTTCTAGTTTCTTTCTAGAGTGAGTAGTTTATAAAATttggctgttcaaaaaaaaaaaaaaaaatttagtcaaACTTACCTTGAATATAAagaaaaaattgacatttataaaaGGTATCTCAAATATAACAAAATTTACTAGAAGACATTCTTTTTTGGGATGAAGGGTGTAGATATAGTTCTTGTTTAGCAGAGAGCTTTTATATTTTCAATAACAAAAAATCCATCTAAGTTGATTGTGGATTATCCTTTCTAATCCGCTACTCTCCTCTCCTTTCCGCTTAAAATAAAAACTGGAGAATCACTACTATTTTTTTAATCTGTCTGCTTCCTTTACTTTCTATCCAAAAATATCTCGAGAATGCAGCGTAAGGGTAAGATGAAGAAAGTAGTTCAATCGGATGTGCGTGCTAAAGTTACAAGCTCTAGATTTTAACGTGAAATCTTTATTTATTCAATAACGTTTAGCAAAAATGTAATGATTTGCACATCACTATTTTTAGTCGATCAAAGGGCCATTGGCCCAGCAGTATTAAAGTGGCCCTTTCAACCAGAAGGTTGGGGGTTCGAGTCATGTTTAGGACAATTTGTATATATAATTCGTGATTATATAATTTAAGAACGTGAAATTGAATCATAATAATATACCTATTTTCCTATAATGGGCATGAAAAATTGTATCTTTATATGACTGTTGTTAATTACCTTACAAGATGAAATATTTAGTCGTTTTATTGCATACTTGATTAGTTGTaaactagttattgaaccctcgcttcgcgccgggggttcgatttttaatgtattttattgcgtttaataaaattattttgtggctaacgatgatgtcgttgaagcgcaactcgagtcgaactaaaaggtataacccgtgagagatttaaatgttattttaaattaacaatatatgtgcatctccgcgtttcgctatggaattgtcgacttttaaaaatttaacgcaaaatcaacgtgtatgaaaagtacctcaaatatttagcgttttttaaaaagcgtccgttttgcgtatagctagtgacattgtgttcctaaaattatttcgagtttaacgatggtgtcagaaaaatttaactcgttgcgagcgagaagatatgacccgttgaatatttgggtggagtttatttaagattttttatgaaaatgattatttgacacCTACactcctgtttggggggtcgatttgaatttttcaaaaaagtgtgggggcctttgttggtaaaatgaaatttagttaaaactaATAAAAAAGATAAAAAATCGAAAATACTCCTGatgctattcataacttttgtctattagttaataagGTAAATGTAAATTTGTAATGTTATTAGCTGTCAAGTAAATTTAGAAATCAAAATAGAGTCTATTTTGATTCTCTTATAATGTTTCGGGGTCTAAAGTGAAAATTCACATCATCATCAAAGCGTCTCTGAAACTTCCTCAGCACATTGGCTTTTCATTTCttcaaaaccaaaaaaaaaaaaaaaaaaaaaaaaggaaaaacgaCAAAAAAAACTTTTTGCCAAAATGAGTAACCCGAAAGTGAAATCCGGGTCGGGTAGAGCATCACCAACGATACCGGAGCTCATATATGAGCTCCGATCATCGTTTTTTGGTTCCGATTTTCAAAATTTAGCTACAAAATTTACAGAGCATGAAGAGCTCCTGAAAAAAAAGTACAATGATCTTAAAAAGAAGTCTGAAGAAGAAAAAAGATTGTTGATTTCTGAAAAATCAAAGTTGATTAATGATTTGAAGAAGAAAAAAACCGAAATTGAAGCATTGCAGAAGCAAAATGATGAATATGTTGAAAAAGTTAGGGTTTATGAAAAATTGATGATGGATTTAGAAAAAAGGGTGCAGGTGTTACAGGATATTGCTGACAAATGTGAGGCTAATCAGCTACAAAAGACTACTCCTGCTGGTATATCTATATCTGTATCTATATGTGTATATGCTTTTGAatgttatgtatatgtatatgtttatctaTGTGTATGCttatgtatgtgtatgtgtgtatatgtatttTACTTATGTGTTAAAATTTGTTACTTCACAGGTATATGTATAAACTAGGGTTAAATGTATGTTTAACCTGTAAACTTGTTATAAATATGTTAATCTGATTTCTGATATATCTTAACTATATTTGCATCTAAatcaaaatctatatatgtatttatatgtatgctGAGCAGATGTGAAATTGGGGCATGGGGGCATCTGCCCCCTCAAGAAATTACATTTTAGGTAAATGAAAAATCATATTAGGTTAAGAATGGCATATTGTATTCTTGCCcccttataaaataaagataaagaaaactGATTCTTTGCCTCTTTATAGTTTTGTAAGCGAATGAATCTTTGTATTTGAATGATATGAAATATCAATAATGTTTATAAGATACGATTGATTTTTCAATTTACGACAAAAGAAGAAAAATATCATATACTTCGTATAAGATTAATGATGATTAAATTTGCAATTTTTGTTAGAGTAATTGCAAGTTAGGTTATTAAAGAAACTCAAAAAACAAATTTGCAGTTCTTGTGTTTCGTTTAATAATCGAACCGTTTTGATGGGCTTTTTTTGTAGATTTTGGTAGGTTAAAGACAACTCTGGAATTTTACTTTCCTAGTGTTATTGTGATAATTGTGATTAATTAATACCTCAAACATGCATCTTGTATATTTGTTGATTGTTACTCGAAAAATCTTTGCTAATTCTTATAATAAACTTTTGTGTTACAGAGAGTATTAGACCAGTGTTGTCTAGCGAAAAAGGAGACCCAACAAAAATAACAGAAACGAAATCTAAGGAGATCATCgagatagaaagtgatgatgacgatgatgatgatgttgttgatgatgatcAGCTTGTCGGAACATTGAAAAGAAGACGGGTTTCTAATGAAGTTAAAAAGGAGCATAACAGTGATCTGAAGAGCACATCTACAGTGAATCCAAATCGGGCTTCAAAAGTGATTAAATTAGAAAGCAAAAGTAATGATTATGTCGACAACACTCCAACCGAAGTTAATAAACCGGAGAATCTTGATGAGTCAAATAGTCAACCGGTAACTTATATCGATAAAGTTGACGAAGTGTACAAGTCTGTAGCTGCTAAGTTGAAGAAACAAAAAGAGTGGAAATCGGAGGATGATATGAAGCTCGATTTCGAGGAAGATGATGATCTTTGTTTGGCTGCTGTATGCGCTCTTCTTCGACAAAAAAAAATTGTTCACTGGTCTGATAATGAAAGGTATATTCTAGTTTTTtgtttttttatcttttttttttggtGAAAAACAAGAAACCGAGTTAAAACGATCCAATGATTGATTCCTATTTATTTTGTATCCTTAATTAACAATTTATAATGTTTTCAAGTGTGTATCTAAGTTTgtaattatgtttattgtttgatcTCTAGATGCTCTAGGATGGCTGGATTGCTTTTAAAAGGGAATTTACAAAATGAGCCACTGAAAAAGGCTGATGAGTTGGATGGTTCGGATCTTGATGATTGTCGACTGCTTGCGAAGAAGTACTCGTATCAAATCTGGCAAATTTGCGAGGATAAAAAAGACCCGTTC
This window of the Rutidosis leptorrhynchoides isolate AG116_Rl617_1_P2 chromosome 7, CSIRO_AGI_Rlap_v1, whole genome shotgun sequence genome carries:
- the LOC139858736 gene encoding uncharacterized protein, translated to MSNPKVKSGSGRASPTIPELIYELRSSFFGSDFQNLATKFTEHEELLKKKYNDLKKKSEEEKRLLISEKSKLINDLKKKKTEIEALQKQNDEYVEKVRVYEKLMMDLEKRVQVLQDIADKCEANQLQKTTPAESIRPVLSSEKGDPTKITETKSKEIIEIESDDDDDDDVVDDDQLVGTLKRRRVSNEVKKEHNSDLKSTSTVNPNRASKVIKLESKSNDYVDNTPTEVNKPENLDESNSQPVTYIDKVDEVYKSVAAKLKKQKEWKSEDDMKLDFEEDDDLCLAAVCALLRQKKIVHWSDNERCSRMAGLLLKGNLQNEPLKKADELDGSDLDDCRLLAKKYSYQIWQICEDKKDPFFPPKS